CTCATGGTCGTCCTCCTGGATGGACGGAGAAGACCCGCTCGCGCGGGGCTCACGCAGGAAGAACGTGTGGGTGGGCGCAGCCGTGACAACGCTTGTCGGGGCCGGGTGCCGGACCTAGCTTGGCGCCGCATTCCAGTGACAGAACCCCCGGAAGCGGAGCAGTCAACCATGAAGGGACGAATCGCGTCATGGCCCCTGGGGCTGGCCGCGCTGCTGGGCTGCGCCAGCGCGGGATCGGAGCCGGCCACGGGCCCGGCGCCGCAGGCTGCGGCGGCCGAAGCGGAAGCCTTCGCCTCGACCTACCAGCCGCTGCCCTCGCAGCCGACACTCATCCGAAACGCCACCATCCTGACCGCGGCGGGCCCCCCACTGCAGCACGCCTCGCTGCTCATGCAGGAGGGCAAGATCGTGGCGGTCGGTCTGGAAGTGGCCGCTCCCCAGGGTGTGGTGGTCGTGGATGCTACGGGCAAGTGGGTCACGCCCGGGATCATTGACAACCACTCGCATCTGGGCGTGTACCCGGCACCCGGGACGCAGGCGCTGTCGGATGGCAATGAAGCCACCGACCCGAACACGGCGCAGGTCTGGGCGGAGCACTCGGTCTGGCCGCAGGACCCGCAGTTCCCGCTGGCGCGGGCGGGCGGTGTGACCAGCATGCAGGTGCTGCCCGGCTCGGCCAACCTGTTCGGCGGCCGCGGCGTGGTGCTGAAGAACGTGCCCTCCCGCACGGTACAGGGGTTGAAGTTCCCGGGCGCGCCGCACACGCTGAAGATGGCGTGCGGCGAGAACCCGAAGCGGGTGTACGGCAGCCGGAACCGCTTCCCCTCGACGCGCATGGGCAACGTGGCCGGCTACCGCGCGGCATGGATCAAGGCGCGCGAGTACCGCGAGAAGTGGGAGCGCTGGGGGAAGAGCAGCCGTCGGGACCCCGAGAAGGAGCCTGCCCGCGACCTGCAGCTCGAGACCCTGGCCGGTGTGCTGGACGGCAAGATCCTGATCCAGAACCACTGCTACCGTGCCGACGAGATGGCCATCATGATGGACATCGCCAGGGAGTTCGGCTACCGCATTGCGGCGTTCCACCACGCCGTCGAGGCGTACAAGGTGCGCGACCTGCTGGCGGCCCAGGGTATCTGCGCCAGCATGTGGGCCGACTGGTGGGGCTTCAAGATCGAGGCGTATGACGGGATCATGCAGAACATCCCGCTGGTGCACGAGGCTGGCGGCTGCGCCATTGTGCACTCGGACTCGGAGGAGGGGATTCAGCGGCTGAACCAGGAGGCGGCCAAGGCCATGCGGGCGGCGCAGGAGATGGGGATGGATGTTGATCGCGAAGATGCGATCCAGTGGATCACTCTCAATCCGGCGCGCTCGATCGGGATCGACCGCTGGACGGGCTCGCTCGAAGCCGGGAAGATGGCGGATGTGGTGATCTGGTCCGGCGACCCGTTCAGCATCTACGGCAGGGCGGAGCAGGTGTTCATCGACGGGGCGCTGGTCTATGACCGCGCAGACCCACGGCGCCGGCCCCGCACGGATTTCCAGGTCGGGCTCGTGCCGGAGGTGGTTCCATGAACGGCGTGGCGAGGGTCGCTCGCAGCGCAGGCTGGCGCGGCGCGGGCAGCGGCCGGGCGCGCGGCGCGGTGAGCTTGGAGAGGGAGGCCCGCGCTGCGCTCTGGAGTGTGGGCGTAGCGCTCCTTCTTGCCGTGGCTGCGCCGGCGGCCGCGCAGACCGTGGCGATTGTCGGCGCCAGGGTGCACCCTGTTTCCGGCCCGCCACTCGACGGCGCCACGGTGTTGATCCGGGACGGAAAGATCGCGGCCCTAGGGCGCGACGTGATCGTCCCGCCGGACGCGCAGCGGATCGATGCGACCGGGAAGGTCGTGACGCCCGGGTTCCTGGATTCCGCGACGGAGCTGGGCGTGGTCGAGATCGGCCTCGCGCCCGGCACCGTGGACGCTTCCACGGAGGACGACCGCATCACCGCGGCCTTTACCGTCGCGGACGCGCTGAACCCGCAGTCCACGCTCATCCCGGTCACGCGCGTCGAGGGCATCACGCGGGCGGTCGTGCTCCCGGCGCCGGGCGCATCGCTCATTGCTGGCCGCGGCGTACTGGTCGAGCTGGGGAGCGATCGCGCAACGGAAATGATCCAGAAGAACCCGGTGGGCATGTTCGCGGTGCTGGGCGAGGCCGGGGCGGAGAAGGCGGGCGGGGCGCGCGGCGCGGCGCTGCTCCGGCTGCGCGAGGCGCTCGAGGACGCCCGCGATTTCGCCGCCAACCGCCGCTCCTTCGAGGCGGGACAGCGCCGGGAGTACGCCATGAGCCGGCTGGACCTCGAGGCCATGGCCCCCGTGATCCGCGGCGAGCTGCCCCTGGCCCTGAGCGTGGACCGCGCCAGTGACATCCTGGCCGCGCTCCGCCTTGCCCAGGACTACGGGCTCGAGCTGATCCTGCTGGGCGCGGCCGAGGCGTGGCGGGTGGCGGGCGAGATCGCCCGGGCCGGCGTGCCCGTGGTGATCAACCCGTTCAGCAATATCCCGGGGTTCGACAACCTGGGCGCGACGCTCGAGAACGCGGCCCGCCTCGAGGCCGCCGGCGTGCTGGTGGCATTCGCGACCTTCGACGCGCACAACTCCCGCAAGCTGAAGCAGGGCGCGGGCATCGCCGTGGCCTACGGCATGCCGTGGGAGGCCGGGCTGCGCAGCGTGACCCTCACCGCGGCACGGATCTGGGGCATTGCCGACCGCTACGGCTCGCTCGAGCCGGGGAAGGACGCCGACGTCGTGATCTGGTCCGGCGACCCCTTCGAGCTGCTCACCCGTGTCGAGCACGTATTCATCCGCGGCCGGGAAGTGCCGCCCGACACGCGCCAGCGCGAGCTGTTCCTGCGCTACCGCGACCTGCGCTCGCTGCCCGGCGCGCGACCGTAAGTGGTCGAGTTCGTGAGGACGGTCGTCACCGGCCGGGCAGCAGGCGCGCGGTGGTGAAGGCGGCTAAGAGCATCTCGGCGGCCAGGCCGGCCACGATCAGGCCCGCGGCGCA
The sequence above is a segment of the Gemmatimonadota bacterium genome. Coding sequences within it:
- a CDS encoding amidohydrolase; this translates as MKGRIASWPLGLAALLGCASAGSEPATGPAPQAAAAEAEAFASTYQPLPSQPTLIRNATILTAAGPPLQHASLLMQEGKIVAVGLEVAAPQGVVVVDATGKWVTPGIIDNHSHLGVYPAPGTQALSDGNEATDPNTAQVWAEHSVWPQDPQFPLARAGGVTSMQVLPGSANLFGGRGVVLKNVPSRTVQGLKFPGAPHTLKMACGENPKRVYGSRNRFPSTRMGNVAGYRAAWIKAREYREKWERWGKSSRRDPEKEPARDLQLETLAGVLDGKILIQNHCYRADEMAIMMDIAREFGYRIAAFHHAVEAYKVRDLLAAQGICASMWADWWGFKIEAYDGIMQNIPLVHEAGGCAIVHSDSEEGIQRLNQEAAKAMRAAQEMGMDVDREDAIQWITLNPARSIGIDRWTGSLEAGKMADVVIWSGDPFSIYGRAEQVFIDGALVYDRADPRRRPRTDFQVGLVPEVVP
- a CDS encoding amidohydrolase family protein; amino-acid sequence: MNGVARVARSAGWRGAGSGRARGAVSLEREARAALWSVGVALLLAVAAPAAAQTVAIVGARVHPVSGPPLDGATVLIRDGKIAALGRDVIVPPDAQRIDATGKVVTPGFLDSATELGVVEIGLAPGTVDASTEDDRITAAFTVADALNPQSTLIPVTRVEGITRAVVLPAPGASLIAGRGVLVELGSDRATEMIQKNPVGMFAVLGEAGAEKAGGARGAALLRLREALEDARDFAANRRSFEAGQRREYAMSRLDLEAMAPVIRGELPLALSVDRASDILAALRLAQDYGLELILLGAAEAWRVAGEIARAGVPVVINPFSNIPGFDNLGATLENAARLEAAGVLVAFATFDAHNSRKLKQGAGIAVAYGMPWEAGLRSVTLTAARIWGIADRYGSLEPGKDADVVIWSGDPFELLTRVEHVFIRGREVPPDTRQRELFLRYRDLRSLPGARP